A region from the Halosolutus gelatinilyticus genome encodes:
- a CDS encoding Rrf2 family transcriptional regulator gives MSSIELTPSQKKILRALTNLHKESEDAIKGEDIAEQVDRNPGTIRNQMQSLKALQLVEGVPGPKGGYKPTAAAYEALEIQQMDDPASVPLEHEGEPVEDVIVEEIDLSSVHHPELCRAEIHIQGALDGISEGDSVTVGPTPLSKLVIEGSLDGKDDTNNILILRINDMIAPSEEPDH, from the coding sequence ATGTCATCGATCGAACTCACCCCGAGCCAGAAGAAAATCCTTCGTGCACTCACGAACCTTCACAAAGAATCCGAAGACGCGATCAAGGGCGAAGACATCGCGGAGCAGGTCGACCGGAACCCGGGAACGATCCGCAACCAGATGCAGAGTCTCAAGGCCCTCCAGCTCGTCGAAGGGGTACCCGGCCCCAAAGGCGGCTACAAACCGACGGCCGCGGCCTACGAGGCCCTCGAGATCCAGCAGATGGACGATCCCGCCTCGGTGCCGCTCGAACACGAGGGTGAACCGGTCGAGGACGTCATCGTCGAGGAGATCGACCTGTCGAGCGTCCACCACCCCGAACTCTGTCGCGCCGAGATCCACATTCAGGGCGCCCTCGACGGCATCAGCGAGGGCGACTCCGTCACCGTCGGCCCGACGCCGCTCTCGAAACTCGTGATCGAGGGTTCGCTCGACGGTAAGGACGACACCAACAACATCCTCATCCTGCGCATCAACGACATGATCGCGCCGTCGGAAGAGCCCGACCACTGA
- a CDS encoding metal-dependent transcriptional regulator has translation MMLSDVMEDYLKAIYQLQGPVDERITTSAIADELDVTSPTVTSMVEKLEDRGLVDREKYRGVTLTAEGETVALEVIRHHRLLEAYLTEHLDYDWSEVHEEADRLEHHISEDFEARVADVLGEPDVDPHGSPIPSADLEPPERPAGESIGEFTEGDTVVVEEVADRDPEILSYLADHGVEPGVELDIIEVAPFGMVTARSTGHDEPVSLPESVARQVRVAQPAEPEP, from the coding sequence ATGATGCTGAGCGACGTGATGGAAGACTACCTCAAAGCCATCTACCAGCTCCAAGGCCCCGTCGACGAGCGGATCACGACCTCGGCGATCGCCGACGAGCTGGACGTCACGTCGCCGACCGTCACCAGCATGGTCGAGAAACTCGAGGATCGCGGCCTCGTCGATCGGGAGAAGTACCGCGGCGTCACGCTCACCGCGGAGGGCGAGACCGTCGCGCTCGAGGTGATCCGCCACCACCGGCTGCTCGAGGCCTACCTGACCGAACACCTCGATTACGACTGGTCCGAGGTCCACGAGGAGGCCGATCGGCTCGAACACCACATCAGCGAGGACTTCGAGGCCCGCGTCGCGGACGTTCTGGGCGAACCGGACGTCGATCCGCACGGGTCGCCGATCCCGAGCGCCGACCTCGAACCGCCGGAACGCCCCGCCGGCGAGTCGATCGGCGAGTTCACCGAGGGCGACACCGTCGTCGTCGAGGAGGTCGCGGATCGCGACCCGGAGATTCTCTCGTATCTCGCCGACCACGGCGTCGAACCCGGGGTCGAACTCGACATCATCGAAGTCGCCCCGTTCGGCATGGTGACGGCCCGATCGACCGGCCACGACGAACCCGTCTCCCTGCCCGAGTCCGTCGCCCGGCAGGTGCGGGTCGCACAACCGGCAGAACCCGAACCGTAG
- the rocF gene encoding arginase — translation MGETVRIIGAPMDHGANRRGVDMGPSAIRYAGLADELESAGIDPIDAGDLHVPRAEERDPDATAPTDGNAKFLGEIEGVCRRLSDEVAETLADGEFPLVLGGDHSVAIGSLHGSSRETDLGVIWFDAHADLNTPGTSPSGNVHGMPLAAVLGRGIFGEMEWAHAPRVREESIVYVGLRSIDDRERDLVRESEMTAFTMADIDQRGITAVVEDALDVATDGTDGVHVSLDLDWLDPKTAPGVGTPVRGGVTYREAHSALETVSERREADGVVRSMDVVEVNPILDEQNETATLAAELSASAFGKRIL, via the coding sequence ATGGGCGAAACCGTCCGCATTATCGGTGCGCCGATGGACCACGGCGCGAATCGACGCGGCGTCGACATGGGACCGTCCGCGATCCGGTACGCGGGACTGGCCGACGAGCTCGAGAGCGCCGGTATCGACCCGATCGACGCCGGCGACTTGCACGTTCCCCGGGCCGAGGAGCGCGATCCCGACGCCACCGCGCCGACCGACGGCAACGCGAAGTTCCTTGGCGAGATCGAGGGCGTCTGTCGACGACTGAGCGACGAGGTCGCCGAGACCCTCGCCGACGGCGAGTTCCCGCTCGTCCTCGGCGGCGACCACTCGGTGGCGATCGGCTCGCTCCACGGGTCGTCCCGCGAGACCGACCTCGGGGTGATCTGGTTCGATGCCCACGCCGACCTCAACACGCCGGGGACCTCGCCCAGCGGGAACGTACACGGCATGCCCCTCGCCGCGGTGCTCGGGCGCGGGATCTTCGGCGAGATGGAGTGGGCCCACGCGCCGCGCGTCCGCGAAGAATCGATCGTTTACGTCGGCCTCCGGAGCATCGACGATCGCGAGCGCGACCTCGTCCGCGAAAGCGAGATGACGGCGTTTACGATGGCCGACATCGACCAGCGGGGGATCACCGCGGTCGTCGAAGACGCCCTCGACGTCGCGACCGACGGCACCGACGGCGTCCACGTCAGCCTCGACCTGGACTGGCTCGATCCGAAGACCGCTCCGGGCGTCGGCACGCCCGTCCGCGGCGGCGTCACCTACCGGGAGGCCCACTCGGCGCTCGAAACCGTGTCCGAACGCCGCGAAGCCGACGGCGTCGTCCGATCGATGGACGTCGTCGAGGTCAACCCCATCTTGGACGAACAGAACGAGACCGCGACCCTCGCGGCCGAACTCTCCGCGAGCGCGTTCGGCAAGCGGATCCTCTAG
- a CDS encoding NAD(P)/FAD-dependent oxidoreductase, with product MTENVVVLGAGYAGAGAINKLQSELGRNARLTWIADVDYHLVLHESHRVIRDPNVRSDITFPVEEIADPSTQFIQAEVTGLDTDERIVELAGEEDIEYDYVLVALGTKTAYYGIPGLEEHSLTLKSLDDALDIHEAITEASQEATRGEPAQVVIGGAGLSGIQTAGEVAEFRDARRAPIDIHLVEALDEIFPGNDPEIQQALRKRLEEAGVQIHTDDPITEAKEDVIEFDEGEPLEHDVLVWTGGITGRDALDDADVEKEHNRVHADATFQTSDDRVFAIGDSAIIDQGDQPAPPTAQAAWQAADVVGENIARAIEGRPLMTWEFEDKGTVISVGEKAVAHKIKPAFGISLPVDTFGGIPAQNLKKMIAARWIADITSWNEARKSWSSL from the coding sequence ATGACTGAGAACGTCGTCGTGCTCGGGGCCGGATACGCCGGTGCCGGTGCGATCAACAAGCTCCAGTCGGAGCTCGGGCGCAACGCGCGGCTAACCTGGATCGCCGACGTCGACTATCACCTGGTTCTCCACGAGTCTCACCGCGTCATCCGCGACCCGAACGTCCGATCGGACATCACCTTCCCGGTCGAGGAGATCGCCGACCCCTCGACGCAGTTCATCCAGGCCGAAGTGACCGGGCTGGACACCGACGAGCGGATCGTCGAACTCGCCGGCGAGGAGGACATCGAGTACGACTACGTGCTGGTCGCCCTCGGCACCAAGACCGCCTACTACGGAATTCCGGGCCTCGAGGAGCACTCCCTGACGCTGAAGAGCCTCGACGACGCCCTCGACATCCACGAGGCCATCACGGAGGCGAGCCAAGAGGCGACCCGCGGCGAGCCCGCGCAGGTCGTTATCGGCGGAGCCGGCCTCTCCGGCATCCAAACCGCCGGCGAGGTCGCCGAGTTCCGCGACGCCCGCCGCGCGCCGATCGATATCCACCTCGTCGAGGCGCTCGACGAGATCTTCCCCGGCAACGATCCGGAGATCCAGCAGGCGCTCCGCAAGCGCTTGGAAGAGGCCGGCGTCCAGATTCACACGGACGATCCGATCACCGAGGCGAAAGAAGACGTCATCGAGTTCGACGAGGGCGAGCCCCTCGAACACGACGTTCTCGTCTGGACCGGCGGCATCACCGGCCGCGACGCGTTAGACGACGCCGACGTCGAGAAGGAGCACAACCGCGTCCACGCCGACGCCACGTTCCAGACCTCCGACGACCGCGTGTTCGCGATCGGCGACTCGGCGATCATCGACCAGGGCGACCAGCCCGCGCCGCCGACGGCGCAGGCCGCCTGGCAGGCCGCCGACGTGGTCGGCGAGAACATCGCCCGCGCGATCGAGGGCCGACCGCTGATGACCTGGGAGTTCGAGGACAAAGGGACGGTCATCTCGGTCGGCGAGAAAGCCGTCGCGCACAAGATCAAGCCCGCGTTCGGGATCTCGCTCCCCGTCGACACCTTCGGCGGTATCCCGGCGCAGAACCTGAAGAAGATGATCGCCGCCCGCTGGATCGCGGACATCACCTCCTGGAACGAGGCCCGCAAATCCTGGTCGTCGCTCTAA
- a CDS encoding acyltransferase, with protein sequence MTDDTTRGEGPTRRHDRIRSHPTPGSANSLSHWTSARNPLRVAVQYVVVWLVRVSPSLRLKRWLLRRIGVTVGPGVSWGLEATPDVFWPDLITLEAGAIVGYDATLLCHEFLQDEYRTGEVVVGERAMIGAGAIVLPGVTIGADASVAANSLVTRDVPPGETVAGVPARPMGDDAPGDGGPGVAE encoded by the coding sequence GTGACGGACGATACGACGCGAGGTGAGGGCCCGACCCGACGGCACGATCGCATCAGGTCGCACCCGACGCCGGGGTCGGCGAACTCGCTTTCTCACTGGACGAGCGCGCGGAACCCGCTGCGGGTGGCGGTTCAGTACGTAGTCGTCTGGCTCGTGCGGGTGTCGCCGAGCCTCCGGCTGAAACGCTGGCTCCTGCGCCGGATCGGCGTCACGGTCGGTCCGGGCGTCTCCTGGGGCCTCGAGGCCACGCCCGACGTCTTCTGGCCGGACCTCATCACGCTCGAGGCGGGCGCGATCGTCGGCTACGACGCGACCCTGCTGTGTCACGAATTCCTCCAGGACGAGTATCGCACGGGCGAGGTCGTCGTCGGCGAACGCGCGATGATCGGCGCCGGTGCGATCGTCCTCCCCGGGGTGACGATCGGCGCCGACGCGAGCGTCGCGGCGAACTCGCTGGTGACGCGGGACGTCCCGCCGGGGGAGACGGTCGCGGGCGTTCCCGCCCGGCCGATGGGCGACGACGCGCCGGGCGACGGCGGTCCAGGTGTAGCCGAGTGA
- a CDS encoding PAS domain S-box protein, producing the protein MDAHAEEDAELRARIRQQEVVADLGHRALETDDLDRLFQEAVAAVAETLDNEYATVLELRPGGDEAFLRQGVGWQDGLVGSATVAIDRDSQAGYTLLSEQPVIVDDLRSEDRFSGSDLLVDHDVGSGISVIIGSVEEPWGILGTHTADRREFDEHDANFVQSVANVLASAIENERTQRELEENNRALQRLYEVTADQDRSFDEKVSRVLELGRERLGVETGYLAVVDEEEDHFQITHASSDDSRVQPGSVTPLSETYCQTTIDIDGLLAFTERPPDEKIDEAVYGEWDLDCYIGGSVIAEGDLYGTLCFEDRALQRTPFTPGEQTFVELATQWVSYELERTRRRRALEQYKEYTDNTLDAVDDVFYALGSDGTLERWNESVSEITGYVDEEIASMHALDFFDETDREVIASAIVEGFETGQVRVEAKIRTKNGGSIPYEFIAASLENPDGERVLAGIGRDITERKAHERELTKYETIVETINDGIYVKDEEARFTMVNNAYAALTGYDRDDLVGKPASLVVDEDTIARSREILATPADEDEDRPTMEAEVQTADGDRVPVEGTFATLQTDDREQREVGVVRDITDRKRRERERRRVIRALEAAREGISLLDASGEFIYVNDAYADTFRYDPDEMVGKHWDDLGIESNPSRFYDDILPRLADEGQWSGTTTCVRSDGSTFPSQHSLTYTEDGELICLVRDITEQRKRKRRLRETRAQLDMATKAASVGLWTWDIRDDVVTADEYLAESHGIDPAEAAAGVPMDAFYESILAGDRERTWTRLERAVEETGELNAEYRVRNEDGGLMWMIARGEIEYDDAGEPIRINGAVSDITQRKRRERQLEKSERRYRTLAENFPNGAVGMYDHDLRFTLTEGRALGDTLPSADQLEGDRIPALLRSDTAADLEALFRAAIEDGEMNSTTTEFCGRHWRVWAAPLRDATDEIFAGLSFAQDITERVEYERRLEELITRLGESNERLEQFAYAASHDMQEPLRMVSSYLQLIEHRYADELDEDGEEFLEFAVNGAERMREMIEGLLAYSRVETQGDPFKPADLEEVLDDVTEDLSMRIEESDAAIETESLPRVRGDAGQLRQVFQNLLINAIEYSGDDPPRVRVSAEREGETWVVSVRDEGIGIEPASQDRIFEVFQRLHSRDEHAGTGIGLALCQRIVERHGGEIHVDSAPGEGATFSFTLPSVNDR; encoded by the coding sequence ATGGACGCGCACGCCGAGGAGGATGCGGAACTGCGCGCCCGTATTCGCCAGCAAGAGGTAGTGGCTGACCTCGGACACCGAGCGCTCGAGACGGACGACCTCGATCGGTTGTTTCAGGAGGCCGTCGCCGCCGTGGCGGAGACGCTCGACAACGAGTACGCGACGGTGCTCGAACTGCGACCGGGAGGCGATGAGGCCTTTCTGCGACAAGGTGTCGGCTGGCAAGACGGACTCGTCGGCTCGGCGACGGTGGCTATCGATCGCGATTCACAGGCAGGATACACGTTACTGTCCGAACAGCCGGTTATTGTCGACGATCTCCGATCCGAAGATCGGTTTTCCGGGTCAGATCTGCTCGTAGACCACGACGTCGGCAGCGGGATCAGCGTGATCATCGGCTCGGTCGAAGAGCCGTGGGGAATCCTGGGAACACACACGGCGGACCGTCGAGAGTTCGACGAACACGACGCGAACTTCGTCCAGAGCGTCGCGAACGTGCTCGCGTCGGCAATCGAGAACGAACGGACCCAACGCGAACTCGAGGAGAACAACCGGGCGCTTCAGCGGCTGTACGAGGTCACCGCCGACCAGGACCGATCGTTCGATGAAAAGGTTTCTCGCGTGCTCGAATTGGGACGTGAACGCCTCGGCGTCGAGACCGGCTACCTCGCAGTGGTCGACGAGGAGGAAGATCACTTCCAGATCACGCACGCCAGCAGCGACGACTCTCGCGTCCAGCCTGGGTCCGTCACGCCGCTCTCGGAGACGTACTGTCAGACGACCATCGACATCGACGGATTGCTCGCGTTCACCGAGCGGCCGCCGGATGAGAAGATCGACGAGGCTGTGTACGGTGAATGGGACCTCGACTGTTACATCGGCGGGTCGGTGATCGCCGAGGGCGACCTCTACGGGACGCTCTGCTTCGAAGATCGGGCGTTGCAGCGCACTCCGTTCACGCCGGGCGAGCAGACGTTCGTCGAATTGGCGACGCAGTGGGTCAGTTACGAACTCGAACGGACACGCCGGAGACGGGCGCTCGAGCAGTATAAAGAGTACACCGACAACACCCTGGACGCGGTCGACGACGTCTTCTACGCGCTCGGTAGCGATGGGACGCTCGAGCGGTGGAACGAAAGCGTCTCCGAGATAACGGGCTACGTGGACGAAGAGATCGCATCGATGCACGCGCTCGACTTCTTCGACGAGACCGACCGTGAGGTGATTGCGAGCGCGATCGTCGAGGGATTCGAAACCGGTCAGGTGAGAGTGGAGGCCAAAATACGGACAAAAAACGGCGGGTCCATCCCGTACGAGTTCATCGCCGCCAGCCTCGAAAATCCCGACGGCGAACGAGTACTGGCCGGAATCGGCCGTGACATCACCGAACGGAAAGCGCACGAGCGTGAACTGACCAAGTACGAGACGATTGTCGAGACGATCAACGACGGTATCTACGTGAAAGACGAGGAGGCGCGGTTCACGATGGTCAACAACGCGTACGCGGCGTTGACCGGCTACGATCGCGACGACCTAGTCGGCAAGCCCGCTTCGCTCGTCGTTGACGAGGATACGATCGCTCGATCGCGAGAAATACTAGCGACGCCGGCCGATGAAGACGAGGATCGCCCGACGATGGAGGCGGAAGTTCAGACGGCCGACGGCGATCGAGTTCCGGTCGAAGGAACCTTCGCGACGTTACAGACGGACGACAGAGAACAGCGAGAAGTTGGCGTCGTTCGAGATATCACCGATCGGAAACGCCGGGAGCGGGAACGTCGGCGCGTGATACGTGCCCTCGAAGCGGCCCGCGAGGGGATCAGTTTGCTCGACGCGAGCGGCGAGTTCATCTACGTAAACGACGCCTACGCCGACACCTTCAGGTACGATCCCGACGAGATGGTCGGCAAGCACTGGGACGACCTTGGAATCGAATCCAACCCGTCTCGCTTCTACGACGACATTTTGCCGCGTCTCGCAGACGAAGGCCAATGGTCGGGCACGACCACCTGCGTGCGCAGCGACGGGAGCACCTTCCCCTCTCAGCACTCGCTCACCTACACCGAAGACGGCGAACTCATCTGCCTCGTTCGTGACATTACCGAACAACGGAAACGAAAACGACGCTTGCGCGAGACGCGGGCGCAACTGGATATGGCGACCAAGGCGGCGTCCGTCGGCCTCTGGACGTGGGACATCAGAGATGACGTCGTTACCGCGGACGAGTACCTCGCGGAGTCACACGGGATCGATCCGGCAGAAGCCGCCGCGGGCGTGCCGATGGACGCGTTCTACGAATCGATCCTCGCGGGAGATAGAGAGCGAACGTGGACGCGCCTCGAGCGCGCCGTCGAGGAAACGGGCGAGCTAAACGCCGAGTACCGGGTTCGAAACGAAGACGGCGGGCTCATGTGGATGATCGCCCGCGGTGAAATCGAATACGACGACGCTGGCGAGCCGATCCGGATAAACGGTGCGGTCTCCGACATCACTCAGCGGAAACGACGCGAGCGACAGCTCGAGAAATCCGAGCGTCGCTACCGGACGCTAGCCGAAAATTTCCCGAACGGGGCGGTCGGGATGTACGACCACGACCTTCGGTTCACGCTGACGGAAGGCCGTGCACTGGGCGACACCTTACCTAGCGCCGACCAGCTGGAGGGCGACAGAATACCGGCGCTCCTTCGTTCGGACACCGCCGCCGATCTCGAGGCGCTGTTTCGTGCCGCTATCGAAGACGGCGAGATGAACAGTACTACAACCGAGTTCTGCGGCCGACACTGGCGGGTGTGGGCCGCGCCACTACGCGACGCCACCGACGAAATCTTCGCAGGGTTGAGCTTCGCACAAGACATCACCGAACGGGTCGAATACGAACGGCGGCTCGAAGAACTGATCACTCGGCTCGGAGAATCCAACGAACGCCTCGAACAGTTCGCGTACGCCGCCAGCCACGATATGCAAGAGCCGCTGCGGATGGTCTCGAGCTACCTCCAGTTGATCGAGCACCGGTACGCCGACGAGTTGGATGAAGACGGCGAGGAGTTTCTGGAGTTCGCCGTCAACGGTGCCGAACGCATGCGCGAAATGATCGAGGGCTTGCTCGCGTACTCGCGCGTCGAAACGCAGGGCGACCCGTTCAAGCCCGCCGATCTCGAGGAGGTGCTTGACGACGTCACCGAGGATCTTAGCATGCGGATCGAAGAGAGCGACGCCGCGATCGAGACGGAATCGCTCCCGCGCGTCCGGGGTGACGCCGGCCAACTCCGGCAGGTGTTTCAGAACCTATTGATCAACGCGATCGAGTACAGCGGCGACGACCCGCCGCGCGTGCGCGTCTCCGCCGAGCGTGAGGGGGAAACGTGGGTCGTCTCCGTGCGAGACGAGGGGATCGGCATCGAACCCGCTTCGCAAGACCGGATCTTCGAGGTGTTCCAGCGGCTGCACAGCCGCGACGAACACGCCGGTACTGGGATCGGGTTAGCGCTGTGTCAGCGGATCGTCGAGCGCCACGGCGGCGAAATCCACGTCGACTCCGCGCCGGGCGAGGGTGCGACGTTCTCGTTCACCCTGCCTTCGGTGAACGACCGCTAA
- a CDS encoding helix-turn-helix domain-containing protein — protein MPSIRLKIQATAVEDWLADFSIEFPDAEFRVLTDQPTEDGLLGVAEVVTTDGNALVRQLEEAPEVRSEVLYISEQRVLIQALAPMTESYEALRRSGTLPEYPAILQDGWFSFTVTTSQEQLSEYIDELAAAGVPYQILSLTQSHESSTLLTDRQWQFISDAIERGYYDIPRGCTLVELAESFNINKSSAGRLLRRAESRIIKQFVAEAAG, from the coding sequence ATGCCCAGTATACGGCTCAAGATCCAGGCTACGGCAGTGGAAGATTGGTTGGCCGACTTTTCGATAGAGTTCCCGGATGCTGAATTCAGAGTGCTGACGGATCAGCCCACCGAGGATGGCCTGTTAGGGGTCGCCGAAGTGGTGACGACGGACGGGAACGCACTCGTTCGTCAGCTCGAAGAGGCGCCCGAAGTGCGCTCAGAGGTGTTATATATCTCTGAACAGCGAGTGCTGATTCAGGCTTTAGCCCCGATGACGGAGTCGTATGAGGCACTTCGCAGGTCAGGAACCCTCCCAGAATATCCTGCTATCCTTCAAGACGGGTGGTTCTCCTTTACGGTGACCACTTCACAGGAACAGCTGTCAGAGTACATAGATGAGTTAGCAGCGGCCGGGGTTCCATATCAGATTCTATCGCTAACTCAATCACATGAATCGAGCACGCTGTTAACGGATCGGCAATGGCAGTTCATTTCTGACGCCATCGAACGTGGCTACTACGATATTCCGCGCGGCTGTACGCTCGTGGAGCTGGCAGAGTCGTTTAACATCAACAAATCGTCGGCGGGCAGGCTGCTTCGCCGAGCTGAAAGCCGAATCATCAAGCAATTCGTTGCAGAGGCGGCAGGATAA
- a CDS encoding DUF7386 family protein, producing MARRTSLKLTDERERQLECASELIAADPHDNSSMSTAIDAALPHLLESEQNIQDAPGEYGPETIQDLCNTSVIGLRY from the coding sequence ATGGCTCGACGAACTAGCCTGAAACTCACCGACGAACGGGAACGCCAGCTCGAATGTGCCAGCGAACTGATCGCCGCCGACCCGCACGACAACTCGTCGATGTCCACCGCGATCGACGCCGCGTTGCCCCACCTGCTCGAGAGTGAACAGAACATCCAAGACGCTCCAGGCGAGTACGGCCCTGAGACGATCCAAGACCTGTGCAATACGTCTGTGATCGGGCTTCGGTATTAG
- a CDS encoding VOC family protein, with translation MEIYVTSVPVDDQQMALEFYTNVLGFEKKTDDPVGGARWLTVVGPKSLDGVELLLEPTGNQAISEELEAYRDALVTNGIPWTSFACEGVEAEYERLSEQGVEFTQKPMTAGGVTMAVFNDTCGNLIQIIQQ, from the coding sequence ATGGAAATTTACGTAACAAGCGTACCCGTAGACGACCAACAGATGGCGCTGGAGTTCTACACGAACGTCCTTGGCTTCGAGAAGAAGACTGACGATCCAGTGGGCGGGGCGAGGTGGTTGACTGTGGTTGGGCCAAAGTCGCTCGACGGCGTTGAGCTGCTCCTGGAACCCACAGGGAACCAAGCAATTTCCGAAGAGCTGGAAGCGTACCGCGACGCGCTCGTCACCAACGGCATCCCTTGGACCTCGTTCGCATGCGAGGGCGTAGAGGCCGAGTACGAACGCCTGAGCGAACAAGGTGTCGAGTTCACCCAAAAGCCGATGACTGCCGGGGGCGTCACAATGGCCGTCTTCAACGACACATGCGGGAACCTCATCCAGATCATCCAGCAGTGA
- a CDS encoding ArsR/SmtB family transcription factor: MSSNDDVFRALADDTRRLILEELTDNEQTLFELCARLTMEHDVDMSRQGVSKHLDVLEEAGLITSTRRGRTKVLEFAGTDHLKAAAAWMDRLTENDTDTESERS; encoded by the coding sequence ATGTCCTCTAACGACGACGTGTTCCGGGCGCTGGCCGACGATACTCGTCGATTGATCCTGGAGGAATTGACGGACAACGAACAGACGCTCTTCGAACTCTGTGCGCGCCTTACCATGGAGCACGATGTCGACATGTCTCGACAGGGCGTAAGCAAGCACCTCGACGTCCTCGAGGAGGCTGGTCTCATCACCTCGACCCGTCGCGGCAGGACCAAGGTCCTAGAGTTCGCTGGCACAGACCATCTGAAGGCGGCAGCAGCCTGGATGGACCGTCTGACCGAGAACGACACCGACACGGAATCCGAGAGGAGTTAA
- a CDS encoding DUF7563 family protein → MVGVTIAPWPAAGNSSTCEHCGAHVSDRFCRVFGDDRDRAHRCGECDSYRRLSRGSAAGKDVVIPDPETLPGRHGGEADV, encoded by the coding sequence TTGGTCGGCGTGACGATTGCCCCGTGGCCAGCGGCCGGTAATTCGTCGACCTGTGAGCACTGTGGCGCCCATGTCAGCGATCGGTTCTGCCGCGTTTTCGGTGACGATCGCGATCGCGCTCACCGCTGCGGCGAGTGCGATTCCTACCGGCGACTGAGCCGCGGCTCCGCCGCTGGGAAAGACGTCGTGATCCCCGACCCGGAGACGTTGCCGGGCCGTCACGGGGGTGAGGCGGATGTCTGA
- a CDS encoding RNA-guided pseudouridylation complex pseudouridine synthase subunit Cbf5 yields MALRGPPAERSPADLLAFGVVNLDKPPGPSSHQVSGWLRDAIAETLARSEVDATIDQAAHAGTLDPKVTGCLPVMLGDATRLAQVFLEGTKEYVAVLECHGPVPDDVDSIVAEFEGPIYQKPPRKSAVARRLRVREIYELDVLEAAERRLLLRIRCESGTYVRKLCHDLGLALGTGAHMGDLRRTATDPFDDTDLHTVYELYDALAFWLEDDDPAPLREIVDPAERILEGIPGVVIAESAAREVATGAPVYAPGVLSIDDAADRGDLVACYTPNESAVCLGTLVGDLDADGGVTVDLERVVV; encoded by the coding sequence ATGGCGTTGCGTGGCCCACCCGCGGAGCGATCGCCCGCCGATCTGCTCGCGTTCGGCGTCGTCAATCTCGACAAACCGCCGGGTCCCTCCTCCCACCAGGTGAGCGGGTGGCTTCGCGACGCCATCGCGGAGACGCTCGCCCGGAGCGAAGTCGACGCGACGATCGATCAGGCGGCCCACGCCGGGACGCTCGATCCGAAGGTCACCGGCTGTCTCCCCGTGATGCTCGGGGACGCAACCCGACTCGCACAGGTGTTTCTGGAGGGCACGAAGGAGTACGTCGCGGTGCTCGAGTGCCACGGTCCCGTTCCGGACGACGTTGACTCGATCGTCGCCGAGTTCGAGGGCCCGATCTACCAGAAGCCTCCGCGAAAGAGCGCGGTCGCGCGCCGCCTGCGCGTACGAGAGATCTACGAATTGGACGTACTCGAGGCCGCCGAGCGGCGACTACTCCTTCGAATCCGGTGCGAGAGCGGCACGTACGTCCGGAAGCTCTGTCACGACCTCGGGTTGGCGCTCGGCACCGGGGCGCACATGGGCGACCTTCGCCGGACCGCGACCGACCCGTTCGACGACACGGACCTCCACACGGTCTACGAACTCTACGACGCGCTCGCGTTCTGGTTGGAGGACGACGATCCGGCGCCGCTGCGCGAGATTGTCGACCCCGCGGAACGCATCCTCGAGGGGATTCCGGGTGTCGTGATCGCCGAGAGCGCCGCCCGCGAGGTGGCCACCGGCGCCCCCGTCTACGCACCCGGCGTACTCTCGATCGACGACGCGGCCGATCGAGGTGACCTCGTGGCCTGTTACACGCCGAACGAGTCCGCGGTCTGTCTCGGGACGCTAGTTGGCGATCTGGACGCCGACGGCGGTGTCACAGTCGATCTTGAGCGCGTGGTGGTCTGA